In Abyssisolibacter fermentans, one DNA window encodes the following:
- a CDS encoding transposase has protein sequence IIHQLRNSFKYVSYKDLKSFAKDFKEVYKATNEEVALENLAELEEKWGNKYPHAIKSWYSNWDVLSPFFKYPEEIRTIMYTTNIIEGFNRQLRKVTKTKTMFPTNQALEKMLYLASRNVVKKWTQRYKHWDLILNQLTIFFEGRIEKYI, from the coding sequence TATAATACATCAGCTTAGAAATTCATTCAAGTATGTTAGCTATAAAGATTTAAAAAGTTTTGCAAAAGATTTTAAAGAAGTATATAAAGCAACAAATGAAGAAGTAGCTTTAGAAAATTTAGCCGAACTAGAAGAAAAATGGGGCAATAAATATCCTCATGCTATAAAAAGTTGGTATTCAAATTGGGATGTACTATCTCCATTTTTTAAATATCCTGAAGAAATTAGGACAATAATGTATACTACAAATATCATAGAAGGGTTTAATAGGCAGCTAAGAAAAGTAACTAAAACGAAAACCATGTTTCCAACAAATCAAGCACTTGAAAAAATGCTTTACCTAGCTAGTAGGAATGTAGTTAAGAAATGGACTCAAAGATATAAACATTGGGATTTAATATTGAATCAATTGACTATATTTTTTGAAGGAAGAATAGAAAAATATATTTAA